One genomic region from Octopus sinensis linkage group LG13, ASM634580v1, whole genome shotgun sequence encodes:
- the LOC115218559 gene encoding microtubule-associated protein RP/EB family member 1-like, with amino-acid sequence MQNIKTQTISTNELIFWLRENISPHLSCIQDLGTGAEFCLGVEILFPGSIDLEKIRFGEKTEYGRRKNFQQLQNAFTKMNVNINIPIENLIKGSFKYNLYFGQWFKQFFEKHYNCRSYNMMKFETLDSNKRHRVKISKSTKKMFKKKWPLKMSDVSLNESIVRKDENISPLHHHVVVKPKLIANKLAVTYTEYSDNINKKSNSVISNSHDTTSSNPNTLTSNTSMDADSESDDTFMPSDTHMQAEYKSYVFVLRALEKNVQHLQHENKKLRDENMKMKEKNERMQLEMETYQRIKAECRMMACLLERFREYR; translated from the coding sequence ATGCAAAACATAAAGACCCAAACTATAAGTACAAACGAACTCATTTTCTGGCTCCGAGAAAACATTTCTCCGCATTTGAGTTGCATACAAGATCTTGGAACAGGAGCCGAATTTTGTCTGGGTGTTGAAATTCTCTTCCCTGGATCTATTGATTTAGAGAAAATTAGATTCGGTGAGAAAACAGAATATGGTAGAAGGAAAAATTTCCAACAACTTCAAAACGCTTTTACCAAAATGAACGTCAATATCAATATTCCAATAGAAAATTTGATCAAAGGTAGTTTTAAGTACAATTTGTATTTTGGACAATGGTTTAAACAGTTTTTCGAAAAACATTATAATTGTAGGTCGTATAATATGATGAAATTCGAAACCTTAGACTCTAATAAAAGACACCGAGTTAAAATTTCTAAATCAAcgaagaaaatgtttaaaaaaaaatggccaCTTAAGATGTCAGATGTTTCTTTAAATGAAAGCATAGTTCGGAAAGACGAAAATATATCTCCATTACATCACCATGTCGTTGTCAAACCGAAACTAATAGCCAACAAATTAGCAGTCACATATACAGAGTATTCGGATAATATTAACAAGAAATCAAATTCTGTAATTTCAAATAGCCATGACACGACTAGTTCAAACCCAAATACTCTAACTAGCAACACCAGTATGGACGCAGATTCAGAATCAGACGACACGTTCATGCCATCTGACACACATATGCAAGCGGAATATAAGTCGTATGTATTTGTTCTGCGTGCATTAGAAAAAAACGTTCAACATCTACAACACGAGAATAAAAAGTTGAGAGACGagaatatgaaaatgaaagaaaagaacgaaCGCATGCAGTTGGAGATGGAAACATACCAGAGAATTAAAGCAGAGTGTCGAATGATGGCTTGTCTGCTAGAAAGATTTAGagaatatcgttaa